A stretch of the Malus sylvestris chromosome 10, drMalSylv7.2, whole genome shotgun sequence genome encodes the following:
- the LOC126587291 gene encoding dehydrin ERD14-like isoform X2: MKEKVSGNKEEGDAYHASVPAKNGHSDEKGFVEKIKDKLPGQHKEAEHLAEEKGFVEKIKDKLPGQHKVAEHGAREKGFVEKIKEKLPGQHKEAGNGAHAEYHAPDGHSHDSEPKKGVLEKIKDKLPGGHKNEEKKHKEY, encoded by the coding sequence ATGAAGGAGAAGGTATCAGGCAACAAGGAAGAGGGAGATGCTTACCATGCATCCGTTCCAGCAAAGAACGGACACAGTGATGAGAAGGGATTTGTAGAGAAAATTAAAGACAAGCTTCCGGGACAGCACAAGGAGGCCGAACATCTTGCTGAGGAGAAAGGATTTGTAGAGAAAATCAAGGACAAGCTTCCGGGACAGCACAAAGTGGCTGAGCATGGTGCTAGGGAGAAGGGATTTGTCGAGAAGATCAAAGAAAAGCTTCCGGGACAGCACAAGGAGGCTGGAAATGGTGCTCATGCGGAGTATCACGCTCCGGATGGGCATTCCCACGACAGCGAGCCAAAGAAAGGGGTCTTGGAAAAGATTAAGGACAAGCTCCCTGGGGGTCACAAGAATGAAGAGAAGAAGCACAAGGAGTATTAG
- the LOC126587291 gene encoding dehydrin COR47-like isoform X1: MAVTSSSSSDGEGGENKKKGLKGKMKEKVSGNKEEGDAYHASVPAKNGHSDEKGFVEKIKDKLPGQHKEAEHLAEEKGFVEKIKDKLPGQHKVAEHGAREKGFVEKIKEKLPGQHKEAGNGAHAEYHAPDGHSHDSEPKKGVLEKIKDKLPGGHKNEEKKHKEY; encoded by the exons ATGGCGGTGACTAGCTCG TCTAGCAGTGACGGAGAAGGTGGAGAGAATAAAAAGAAGGGACTTAAGGGTAAGATGAAGGAGAAGGTATCAGGCAACAAGGAAGAGGGAGATGCTTACCATGCATCCGTTCCAGCAAAGAACGGACACAGTGATGAGAAGGGATTTGTAGAGAAAATTAAAGACAAGCTTCCGGGACAGCACAAGGAGGCCGAACATCTTGCTGAGGAGAAAGGATTTGTAGAGAAAATCAAGGACAAGCTTCCGGGACAGCACAAAGTGGCTGAGCATGGTGCTAGGGAGAAGGGATTTGTCGAGAAGATCAAAGAAAAGCTTCCGGGACAGCACAAGGAGGCTGGAAATGGTGCTCATGCGGAGTATCACGCTCCGGATGGGCATTCCCACGACAGCGAGCCAAAGAAAGGGGTCTTGGAAAAGATTAAGGACAAGCTCCCTGGGGGTCACAAGAATGAAGAGAAGAAGCACAAGGAGTATTAG
- the LOC126584334 gene encoding LOW QUALITY PROTEIN: lysine histidine transporter-like 8 (The sequence of the model RefSeq protein was modified relative to this genomic sequence to represent the inferred CDS: substituted 3 bases at 3 genomic stop codons), which translates to MGNHCLSLAFKWQLYTIWLLVQHKSDFGTRCGIYIDLAMTAFGXXXHKCSVYLYLSAGTCVQLIIIGGGTVKLFIKTGCNDGVNCDAKSLTNVECFLLLMCMAIVPNLNYIAWVSLIGATTAIACCTLIWAGRPGSLSCNPPEMYDKLDRFFSILNAFGIIVLPFIGHNVILEMQIPYTNGAMLKAVSEFHGHNTSQHGLK; encoded by the exons ATGGGGAATCATTGCTTGTCACTGGCATTTAAATGGCAGCTCTACACGATATGGTTGCTTGTACAGCACAAATCCGACTTTGGAACTCGTTGTGGTATATACATTGACCTAGCAATGACAGCCTTCGGTTAGTAATAACACAAATGCAGCGTATACTTGTAT CTATCAGCTGGTACATGTGTCCAGCTAATTATCATAGGAGGTGGAACCGTAAAGCTTTTCATCAAAACGGGGTGCAACGATGGGGTAAACTGTGATGCCAAGTCATTGACTAATGTAGAGTGCTTCTTGTTGCTCATGTGCATGGCTATTGTTCCCAACTTGAACTACATAGCTTGGGTCTCATTGATTGGTGCTACCACAGCTATTGCATGTTGTACTTTGATTTGGGCTGGCAGGCCTGGTAGCCTTTCATGCAACCCACCGGAGATGTACGACAAACtggatagattttttt cgattttgaATGCTTTTGGCATCATTGTTCTCCCATTCATAGGCCACAACGTTATCCTTGAGATGCAG ATACCCTACACAAATGGAGCTATGCTAAAAGCAGTATCAGAATTTCATGGACATAACACCTCACAACAT GGTcttaaataa